A stretch of the Bacteroidota bacterium genome encodes the following:
- a CDS encoding GIY-YIG nuclease family protein, producing the protein MNLNNAYVYILSNKNRTVLYIGITNDLERRMAEHKSGTGSAFTKKYNISELLYYEVFDKIIDAIKREKQLKEWKREWKFELIKTMNSELLDLAVDWSFEITEK; encoded by the coding sequence ATGAATCTTAACAATGCATACGTTTATATACTATCAAACAAAAATAGAACAGTCTTATACATTGGTATAACAAATGATTTAGAGAGAAGAATGGCTGAACACAAAAGTGGAACTGGTTCAGCTTTTACCAAGAAGTATAATATTTCTGAACTTTTATATTATGAAGTATTTGATAAGATTATAGACGCTATAAAAAGAGAAAAGCAATTAAAAGAATGGAAACGAGAGTGGAAGTTTGAGCTAATTAAAACAATGAACTCCGAGTTGCTAGATTTAGCAGTTGACTGGTCATTTGAAATAACGGAGAAGTAG
- the dnaE gene encoding DNA polymerase III subunit alpha, with the protein MNFSHLHVHTQFSLLDGAADISTMYKKAVNDNMRALAITDHGNMFGVFKFVAEAGKHNTPENPNKIKPIVGCEFYVVENRHKRQFTKEDKDVRYHQLFLAKNAEGYKNLVKLCSLGYMEGLYGKYPRIDKELILQYHKGLIATTCCLGASVPKAIMKLGEDEAEKEFKWWFDIFGEDYYIELQRHGIPEQDKVNEVLVRWSKKYNVKIIASNDSHYVDQQDSNAHDILLCINTGEKQSTPTMKDFGDDDSNSFKGKRFAFYNDQFYFKTTAEMTQLFTDLPEAIDNTNDIVDKITPLKLKQDIMLPNYVIPEGFATQDDYLHHITFMGAKNRYIDITPEVEERLNFELFTIKTMGFAGYFLIVADFIKAGRDIGVLIGPGRGSAAGSAVAFCIGITNIDPIKYNLLFERFLNPDRKSMPDIDTDFDDEGRQKVIDYVVDKYGKNQVAQIVTYGTMAAKMSIKDVARVLDLPLQESNMLAKMVPDKPGIELKRVLRAPMTGEASLEEKEGLTKEDLEDVKKLRAILAGDDMQAKVLKEALILEGSVRGTGIHAAGIIIAPMDLTDLIPVSTSKESNLLITQYDGRVIEDAGVIKMDFLGLKTLTIIRDALKLIKENHGVSIDIDSIPLDDVKTLELYQRGDTNGTFQFESAGMQKHLINLKPDKFADLIAMNALYRPGPIEYIPNFIARKHGRETISYDLPEMEEYLADTYGITVYQEQVMLLSQKLAGFSKGDADVLRKAMGKKDIYTLNKMKSKFMDGATEKGLPADKLEKIWVDWEKFAQYAFNKSHSTCYALVAFQTAYLKAHYPGEYMSSVLTHNLSNIDKITFFMDECRRMGVPVLGPDVNESAYAFAVNKSGQIRFGMGAVKGVGEAAVISIVEERNANGPYKSVFDFVRRINLRAANKKTFESLANAGGLDSFGIHRATYFHVEGNDNGNFLEKVIRYGSSHQDGENSAQVSLFGEDSAIDMPEPKIPVCEAWSNLEQLKNEKDVVGFFISGHPLDTYKLEMDNFCPHTLADIKKIEENKNKELTLGGIVTNVHNGVTKTGNPWGKITIEDYNESAEMAFFGEDYVKFKQYMVNGLFLYVKGKISERFRNSGNFEYKVSNIQLLSELRDKMARSLTVNVSLKELNEEFMNKINEIIAKNSVVENRNCTLQFRVFDTEENIAVVMPAKKIKVNPNNDLLDLLKENGLEYKLN; encoded by the coding sequence ATGAATTTTTCTCATTTACACGTACATACTCAATTTTCGCTGCTAGACGGTGCTGCTGATATTTCAACAATGTATAAAAAAGCAGTGAACGACAACATGCGTGCACTAGCAATCACCGATCATGGAAACATGTTTGGTGTTTTTAAATTTGTTGCGGAAGCCGGCAAACACAATACTCCCGAAAATCCAAATAAAATAAAACCCATTGTTGGTTGCGAATTTTATGTGGTGGAAAACCGCCACAAACGCCAATTTACAAAGGAAGATAAAGATGTTCGATACCATCAGTTGTTTTTAGCCAAGAATGCAGAAGGATATAAAAATCTGGTGAAGCTTTGCTCATTGGGCTATATGGAAGGGTTGTATGGAAAATATCCGCGCATCGATAAAGAATTAATTTTACAATACCACAAAGGATTAATCGCGACTACCTGCTGTTTAGGCGCCTCTGTTCCGAAAGCAATTATGAAGCTGGGCGAAGATGAAGCGGAAAAAGAATTCAAATGGTGGTTCGATATTTTTGGTGAAGATTATTATATCGAATTGCAACGACACGGCATTCCGGAACAAGACAAAGTAAATGAAGTGCTTGTGCGTTGGTCGAAAAAATACAATGTGAAAATTATTGCATCCAACGATTCGCATTATGTAGATCAACAAGATTCGAACGCCCACGATATTTTATTGTGTATCAATACCGGAGAAAAGCAAAGTACACCTACCATGAAGGATTTTGGTGATGATGATTCCAACTCCTTCAAAGGAAAACGATTTGCTTTTTATAACGATCAGTTTTATTTTAAAACAACTGCTGAAATGACGCAGCTGTTTACAGACTTGCCCGAAGCGATTGATAATACAAACGACATTGTCGATAAAATTACTCCGCTCAAATTGAAGCAAGACATTATGCTTCCGAATTATGTTATCCCGGAAGGGTTTGCTACACAAGATGATTATTTGCATCACATCACTTTTATGGGTGCAAAAAATCGGTACATCGATATTACACCTGAAGTAGAAGAACGTTTGAACTTCGAATTGTTTACCATCAAAACGATGGGATTTGCAGGTTACTTCTTAATTGTTGCCGATTTCATTAAAGCAGGAAGAGATATCGGAGTATTGATTGGTCCGGGCCGTGGTTCTGCTGCCGGCTCTGCTGTTGCTTTTTGCATCGGTATCACCAACATCGATCCTATTAAATACAATTTACTGTTTGAGCGTTTCTTAAATCCGGATCGTAAGTCGATGCCCGATATTGATACAGATTTTGATGATGAAGGTCGCCAAAAAGTAATCGATTATGTGGTAGATAAATATGGAAAAAATCAAGTAGCACAAATTGTAACCTATGGTACAATGGCTGCGAAGATGAGTATCAAAGACGTTGCACGTGTATTGGATTTACCATTACAAGAATCAAACATGCTTGCGAAAATGGTTCCGGATAAACCGGGCATCGAATTGAAACGCGTGTTGAGAGCACCGATGACAGGTGAAGCAAGTTTAGAAGAAAAAGAAGGACTCACCAAGGAAGATTTAGAAGACGTAAAAAAATTACGTGCGATTCTTGCCGGTGACGACATGCAAGCCAAAGTTTTGAAAGAAGCATTGATTCTGGAAGGCTCTGTGCGTGGTACCGGTATTCACGCAGCGGGAATCATCATCGCTCCGATGGATTTAACCGATCTTATTCCTGTTTCCACTTCTAAAGAATCGAATTTGTTAATCACACAATACGATGGAAGAGTTATTGAAGATGCCGGTGTAATTAAAATGGACTTCTTGGGTTTAAAAACATTGACGATTATTCGTGATGCACTCAAACTAATCAAAGAAAATCATGGCGTTTCCATTGATATTGATTCCATTCCGTTGGATGATGTAAAAACCTTAGAGCTTTACCAACGTGGCGATACCAACGGTACATTCCAGTTTGAAAGTGCCGGAATGCAAAAACATTTGATCAATTTAAAACCTGATAAGTTTGCGGATTTGATTGCCATGAACGCTTTGTATCGTCCAGGTCCGATTGAATACATTCCGAACTTCATTGCTCGTAAGCACGGTAGAGAAACCATCTCGTACGATTTACCGGAGATGGAAGAATATCTTGCAGATACGTATGGTATTACCGTTTACCAAGAGCAAGTAATGTTGCTCTCGCAAAAACTCGCAGGCTTTTCCAAAGGTGATGCGGATGTGTTGCGAAAGGCAATGGGAAAGAAAGATATCTACACTCTCAATAAAATGAAGAGCAAGTTTATGGATGGCGCAACCGAAAAAGGTTTGCCTGCTGATAAGCTAGAGAAAATTTGGGTGGATTGGGAAAAGTTTGCACAATACGCCTTCAATAAATCGCATTCTACTTGTTATGCACTCGTTGCATTTCAAACAGCATATTTAAAAGCACATTATCCAGGCGAGTATATGTCGTCTGTCTTAACACATAACTTAAGCAACATTGATAAAATCACCTTCTTCATGGATGAGTGTCGCAGAATGGGTGTTCCTGTTCTCGGTCCGGATGTGAATGAAAGTGCGTATGCGTTTGCGGTAAATAAGAGCGGACAAATTCGTTTTGGAATGGGCGCTGTGAAAGGAGTAGGGGAGGCAGCAGTTATTTCGATTGTGGAAGAACGAAATGCAAATGGTCCTTACAAATCTGTATTTGATTTTGTGCGAAGAATCAATTTACGTGCAGCCAATAAAAAAACATTTGAAAGTTTAGCGAATGCAGGTGGTTTGGATTCATTCGGAATTCATCGTGCAACTTATTTTCATGTGGAAGGAAACGACAATGGAAATTTCTTGGAGAAAGTAATTCGTTACGGAAGTTCACATCAGGATGGAGAAAATTCTGCTCAAGTATCCTTGTTTGGCGAAGACTCAGCGATAGATATGCCGGAACCAAAGATTCCAGTATGTGAAGCCTGGAGTAACCTCGAACAATTAAAAAATGAAAAGGATGTTGTGGGTTTCTTTATTTCTGGACATCCTTTGGATACCTATAAGTTAGAAATGGATAATTTTTGTCCTCATACCTTAGCCGACATTAAAAAAATCGAAGAAAATAAAAACAAGGAATTAACGCTGGGTGGTATTGTTACTAATGTTCACAATGGTGTTACTAAAACCGGAAATCCTTGGGGGAAAATTACGATTGAAGATTATAATGAATCAGCGGAAATGGCCTTTTTTGGTGAGGATTATGTGAAGTTTAAACAATACATGGTTAACGGATTGTTTCTGTATGTAAAAGGAAAAATTTCGGAACGCTTCCGCAATTCAGGAAACTTTGAATATAAAGTAAGCAACATTCAATTGTTATCAGAGTTGCGTGATAAGATGGCGAGAAGTTTAACTGTGAATGTTTCATTAAAAGAATTGAACGAAGAGTTCATGAATAAAATAAATGAGATTATTGCGAAGAACAGTGTTGTGGAAAATCGCAATTGCACACTTCAATTCAGAGTGTTTGATACCGAAGAAAATATTGCTGTGGTGATGCCGGCCAAAAAGATAAAAGTCAATCCGAATAACGATCTACTGGACTTGTTGAAAGAGAATGGGTTGGAGTATAAGTTGAATTAG
- a CDS encoding T9SS type A sorting domain-containing protein → MDIDIDRYGNQYVCGYYNSGTSSGDVSFGAQAAPLDFGKEGFLAKIDSNGTWQWVRGAMGGWDERALGMCVDNVNDFVYVTGTCWYNTGFGSCTGATFPGSGDEIFLGKFDLNGTCQWLIGAGSSSDDHGYDVVTDKLGNVYLTGFISNPYSAGMGVGTFGTINVPITPYDSLGFVAKVSPAGIFQWVKTFEATDGERDNRIAIDTTGNLYVTGGFRGVKPFGTFTGTSNGGRDIFVIKYDSSGNLLWLRTAGGLLDDRGNSVAIDAHQDVYITGELRDIVVFGTDTVNNNGGPNGRDIFVAKLTPAGSWVWAKKAGSTNGSDRGNRIIANKQDLLFVTGQFKGDASFGAADTLINVADSVQIYVAAIDTTGKWQWGIQAGSSIEDRGNGIAIDENCNIYTTGYYELTATFGSSAITAEGRKDIYVAKIPSACIYNNVGISEDNPFEQVRYYPNPSIGNVTIELGRFVEDVTVQVHNIVGQTLQTQKYQSTSKMDISIDGANGIYFVHLITKKGESRVLKVIKEN, encoded by the coding sequence TTGGATATTGACATCGACCGATATGGCAATCAATATGTTTGTGGATATTATAACAGTGGAACATCGTCCGGTGATGTTAGTTTCGGTGCTCAAGCTGCTCCGTTGGATTTTGGAAAAGAAGGTTTTTTAGCAAAAATTGATAGCAATGGAACCTGGCAATGGGTAAGAGGTGCAATGGGTGGATGGGACGAACGTGCACTCGGAATGTGTGTAGATAATGTAAACGATTTTGTTTATGTGACCGGAACCTGCTGGTACAATACCGGCTTTGGAAGCTGCACAGGAGCCACATTCCCAGGTAGTGGCGATGAAATATTTTTAGGGAAATTTGATTTGAATGGAACCTGTCAATGGTTAATTGGTGCTGGAAGCAGCAGTGATGATCATGGGTACGATGTGGTGACAGATAAATTAGGAAATGTGTATTTAACCGGATTTATCAGTAATCCTTATTCGGCTGGAATGGGTGTCGGTACTTTTGGAACCATCAATGTTCCCATTACTCCTTACGACTCTTTAGGTTTTGTTGCAAAAGTTTCTCCTGCAGGAATTTTTCAATGGGTAAAAACATTTGAAGCAACAGATGGTGAACGTGATAATCGAATTGCTATTGATACTACCGGAAATCTTTATGTAACCGGTGGTTTCCGCGGTGTAAAACCTTTTGGAACTTTCACCGGAACGAGCAATGGTGGTCGTGATATCTTTGTGATTAAATATGATAGCAGTGGAAACCTGCTTTGGTTGCGCACTGCCGGTGGATTGCTGGATGATCGCGGTAATTCGGTTGCCATCGATGCACATCAGGATGTGTATATTACCGGTGAGCTCCGCGATATTGTGGTGTTTGGGACAGATACGGTGAACAATAATGGTGGACCAAACGGGAGAGATATCTTTGTTGCAAAACTAACTCCTGCTGGCAGCTGGGTTTGGGCTAAAAAGGCCGGCTCTACCAATGGCTCCGATCGAGGAAATAGAATCATTGCCAATAAACAAGATTTACTTTTTGTAACCGGCCAGTTTAAAGGAGATGCCAGTTTTGGGGCAGCGGATACACTCATCAATGTTGCTGATAGTGTTCAGATTTATGTAGCCGCAATTGATACCACCGGTAAATGGCAATGGGGCATTCAGGCGGGAAGCTCTATTGAAGATCGAGGAAATGGAATTGCCATCGATGAAAATTGCAATATTTATACAACAGGATATTATGAGTTAACAGCCACGTTTGGTTCGTCAGCCATTACTGCGGAAGGCAGAAAAGATATCTATGTAGCCAAAATTCCGAGCGCCTGCATCTACAACAATGTTGGAATTTCTGAAGATAATCCTTTTGAACAGGTACGTTATTATCCAAATCCTTCCATCGGAAATGTGACCATTGAATTGGGCCGGTTTGTGGAAGATGTTACGGTACAAGTGCACAATATAGTGGGGCAAACTCTTCAAACACAAAAATACCAATCCACTAGCAAAATGGACATCTCCATCGATGGTGCGAATGGAATTTATTTTGTTCACTTGATAACTAAAAAAGGTGAATCAAGGGTGTTGAAAGTTATCAAAGAAAATTAG
- a CDS encoding universal stress protein: MDELAKEASAKSGQPVEAMIRKGNVYEEINKVADVLNPMFVMIGLSSKISLSKIIGKNAFKMVRESKHPVITIRGKVHRDGCKTILLPLDLTKETREKVNKAIELAKLFNADIRIISILTQTDEEAENKLISYSNQVWKYVKDQDVRCTIKTLRGSDIPQMIMDYGHEVEADLILIMTKAELSMKEFFIGTVAQRIINESDIPVLSFRPMERKDTTVFNPY; the protein is encoded by the coding sequence TTGGATGAGTTAGCAAAAGAGGCTTCAGCAAAATCCGGACAACCCGTAGAAGCGATGATTCGTAAAGGCAATGTGTACGAGGAAATCAATAAAGTAGCAGACGTATTAAACCCGATGTTTGTAATGATTGGGTTATCTTCCAAAATATCATTAAGCAAAATTATCGGTAAAAACGCATTTAAAATGGTGCGTGAATCAAAACACCCTGTAATTACCATCCGCGGTAAAGTTCACCGTGACGGTTGCAAAACCATTTTATTGCCTTTGGATTTAACCAAAGAAACACGTGAAAAAGTAAATAAAGCGATTGAATTGGCGAAGTTGTTCAATGCAGATATCCGCATCATCTCCATTTTAACACAAACAGATGAAGAAGCAGAGAATAAATTAATCTCTTATTCGAACCAAGTTTGGAAATACGTTAAGGATCAAGATGTTCGTTGTACAATCAAAACATTACGCGGTTCTGACATTCCTCAAATGATTATGGATTATGGACACGAAGTAGAAGCGGATTTAATTTTGATTATGACCAAAGCAGAGTTGAGTATGAAAGAATTTTTCATCGGAACGGTTGCACAACGTATCATCAACGAAAGCGATATCCCTGTTTTAAGTTTCCGCCCTATGGAACGTAAAGATACTACGGTATTTAATCCGTACTAA
- a CDS encoding 30S ribosomal protein S16 — protein sequence MPAKIRLQRHGKKAAAYFHIVIADGRAPRDGKFIEKIGTYNPTTNPATINLDNAKALEWLNKGAQPTDTCRAILSYKGVLYMNHLMGGIAKGALTQEQADAKYAKWIAEKESKVIGKVDKLANAKKDAYKNRMIAEAASKEAKAVKIVAKNTPAVEEAAPAVEATPEAETPQAEA from the coding sequence ATGCCAGCAAAAATTAGATTACAAAGACATGGTAAAAAAGCTGCGGCTTATTTCCACATTGTAATTGCGGATGGTCGTGCACCTCGAGACGGAAAGTTTATTGAGAAAATTGGTACGTACAACCCAACTACAAATCCAGCAACTATTAACCTTGACAATGCAAAAGCATTAGAGTGGTTAAACAAAGGTGCTCAACCAACAGATACATGTCGTGCTATCCTTTCTTACAAAGGTGTATTGTACATGAACCACTTAATGGGTGGAATTGCAAAAGGTGCATTAACGCAAGAACAAGCAGATGCAAAATATGCAAAATGGATTGCAGAAAAAGAATCAAAAGTGATTGGTAAAGTTGACAAATTAGCAAATGCTAAGAAAGATGCTTACAAAAACCGTATGATTGCTGAAGCTGCTTCTAAAGAAGCGAAAGCAGTTAAAATCGTAGCAAAAAACACTCCTGCAGTTGAAGAAGCAGCTCCAGCTGTTGAAGCAACTCCTGAAGCAGAAACGCCTCAAGCAGAAGCATAA
- a CDS encoding putative metal-dependent hydrolase, producing MSDKNTYPIGKFEYGKTYSTSDTKSNIEAIEALPALLNSISKQLKPEHLKKSYREGGWNAQQIIHHIADSHSNALIRVKLALTEHNPVIKPYNQDAWALLADVENTPIDVSLKMTEAIHARWTAILKSMTEADFKKKYIHPEYNKEFQLDEFVALYAWHGKHHCGQLNVILNHE from the coding sequence ATGAGCGACAAAAACACCTACCCCATCGGAAAATTCGAATACGGCAAAACCTATTCAACATCCGACACAAAAAGCAATATCGAAGCAATCGAAGCGCTTCCAGCTTTGTTGAATAGCATTTCGAAACAATTGAAACCGGAACACTTAAAGAAAAGTTACCGTGAAGGTGGATGGAATGCACAACAGATCATTCATCACATTGCTGATAGTCATTCCAATGCTTTGATTCGTGTTAAACTGGCACTAACAGAGCATAACCCTGTTATCAAACCTTACAATCAAGATGCTTGGGCATTGCTTGCAGATGTGGAAAATACGCCTATTGACGTTTCGTTAAAAATGACGGAAGCGATTCATGCGCGATGGACAGCCATTTTGAAGTCGATGACGGAAGCTGATTTCAAGAAAAAATACATTCACCCCGAATACAATAAAGAATTTCAGTTGGATGAATTTGTTGCATTATATGCTTGGCATGGCAAACACCATTGTGGACAATTAAATGTAATTTTGAATCATGAATAA
- the rimM gene encoding 16S rRNA processing protein RimM, which yields MNKNDCFNLGYIARRVGNHGELGFVLDVDDTNRYKKLESVFIELNNSLVPFFIKKIQIKGNNATVSLEGIESIERAEELLKKSLYLPLSALPPLKGKKFYIHELAGYTAIDKTFGEIGIITEVLDFPHQTILQIRHGENDILIPAKEEFIISIHRDTKRIELDAPEGLIDIYISQKEVNESEKETDEGSDV from the coding sequence ATGAATAAAAACGATTGTTTTAATTTGGGATATATTGCCAGAAGAGTTGGTAACCACGGAGAACTAGGCTTTGTATTGGATGTAGACGATACCAACCGATATAAAAAACTGGAATCTGTTTTTATTGAACTGAACAATTCGCTTGTCCCATTTTTCATCAAAAAAATTCAAATCAAAGGAAACAATGCAACCGTTTCGTTGGAAGGAATTGAGTCCATTGAACGTGCTGAAGAATTATTAAAAAAATCATTGTACTTACCATTAAGTGCCTTGCCTCCATTAAAAGGAAAAAAGTTTTATATCCATGAATTGGCCGGATATACTGCCATAGATAAAACTTTCGGAGAAATTGGAATCATTACGGAGGTTTTGGATTTTCCACATCAAACCATTTTACAAATCCGTCATGGAGAAAACGATATCTTAATTCCTGCCAAGGAAGAGTTTATCATCTCCATTCATCGCGATACAAAAAGGATTGAACTGGATGCTCCGGAAGGATTAATCGACATTTATATTTCCCAAAAAGAGGTGAACGAGTCGGAAAAAGAGACAGACGAAGGAAGTGATGTATGA